The sequence below is a genomic window from Lolium perenne isolate Kyuss_39 chromosome 7, Kyuss_2.0, whole genome shotgun sequence.
CATATTAGGCACCAGAATACCATTGACAGAGATATCTCTCTCATGAATCCCTGCTGAAAGATCTCAATAAATTTAGCACAACGTTCGTAATACACTTGGTAGTCATTTGCTTGTACATTTTATTCAAAGAAGCGTCTAAGGAAACACCAGGCATAGTTCAGGGTACACCGTGGGtccattctttttttttttgcgaataggacaCTGGCATTAAAAGAAACACCGAACAGTACAAAGCAGCTCAAGAAAAACGAAAATTACAACGAGATCCTTGAGAAGCCCTTCATCTTCAgcctccagaccgtgtcgacggcgcgccgccgctgccgctcctccctgaGCTAGCATGACGTTGTTGAttgcggacgggaagtcgccgaACGGGTCGAAAAGACCACATCCGTCCCGGAGATGAAGAAGTAGGATGAACTGCCGATGAAGCTCCTTGACGATCCGAAGATCCCCACAGCCAGACGAAATCCTCGAAGACCACACCATACCCACAAGCTTCTCGACGTAGCCGTCGAGATGGGGTTGAAGCCGGGGAAATATTATTGCACGAGgggccgccaccaccacctgagCGCCGCCCCTACAAACAGAAGCCCTAAAGACGGTAAACGAAGCTCCCAAAACTGGGAAACGGAGCCCTCCCGCCGACGAGGGCCGCGATCTGCCCCACCTCCATGGCCCGAAGGCCACAGAGGCGGCCAGATCGGAGGCGGCCGCCGACAAGAGGCAGATCACCCTAATCACCTGAGGTCACGAGCGAAGAGGTAGGTACGTTCCCACCGTGGGTCCATTCGTGTGATAAAAAAACATAGCATGCTATTTTTTTTTATCAAATACACTACGGACGCAACAGATCATAAACATACACTTATTGCATATATCCTATTCGGGCATCTCGAGTGGCGCAACGCATTTTAAtatccgcgagcgtccgtttgcgtcgcgccaccGATGCTAAAATGATCATTTTTGTCCGCGCGTTCATTTGCGTCTGGGTTGCTCCAGCAGGGTGACGTATttattttttcttattttttttctctacttcatttaaacatagttccaaatattatatattggaacatggttttacacaaactaatacataattaggaacatggtttacataaactaatacatagtttgaaccatggtggacacaaataaaacattgcaaaatgaggaaaccagttgtgttgatttccatatgttcgctgccaagaaagaacattcgagggcacactcATTCACCCaacctggaaaatccagcgggagatggtgcccttgttggttctaccgagaacgaacatccagaaacctccacTACTGACTTCGTCTGGaccgtagccagattcgctgcaaagaaacaacactctaagttctagCTATCGGTATctgagccggattcgccggtgtggtagtgcctgcggcacgccgtgtcgtcgaacaccttgacgatcatctcgccatcACCCTCGTagaagaaggtgagctggcagccgcgctcaagctcgaggtcgcgggcgaacttgtcccaccccgtgtgcaggtacatcttgccctgcccgtcgaacaagacctccacggtccagcggcagaagttgcagctggcccccCGTAGCTGCAGTGCGTCGGCTCGACGCCattgacgaactcggcgaacttgtccgggagccgcttgatgccgagtgggtcgtcgtcgatgcggaggaggaactcgaagcagcggtcctcctgtgaagacgaggagggcgcaggcgacggagAGCGTGGggtcgtagctgctccaccacggcggcccctgtcccgcccccgggggcgcccagggccgcggccgcgaccgcctcgccggccaccaggaccggccatggacttcctcgcgggcctggctacgtcgcaggaacacctaggcggcgctacggtcgagctttgtggtggctagggtttctttggagaagtggatgaggaagaagaacgtgcgccccctttatataggcggCGGTGGCCACGGGATGCGTgacatcgccattaacgtggttggcggaggtgggctgcggcctctcggcaggcgaggcatcgccattaacgtggcgcaggctgccaaagcgacgcagcggcgcaatcgctggcgcgtttgagaagacgcatcgaggcagggtcgctgccagacgggcccaacgaaacgtccgccagacgcgagcggacactttgcgcgtccgcgcagcgtccgcagagaagcatccgaggcgcatatttgggccagatttgcgtctccacggacgacccggtcactttgcgtcgccccgccggaggtggtgccagacgcatttccagacatagcggacgaaaacggtcgctcagcgaccgtttgcgtcgcgtcgctggagatgcccttcatGTGAGCATCTCGGTGAGATTGAGTATAACCGTCTTAAAGACTGTTTAGAGAATACCGAAGTCACCACAAGCACCTCGCTATCAACGGAGCCATCGCCTCTCATtgaaaaaatacaaaaaacaTGTGGTTTGATCACTTACGATCATCCAACCACATGTTGGTTCTAAATGGATGTTGTAGCCATTTTTCATATGCAACGCCATTACATATCCAACATACCGATAATATTTTAGCTTTTCGGCATGTAGTACAATATCTTGGATTTGAACGGGCGATTATACTGTATCTAGTACCGGCAACTATACGGTAGTCAAGTCAACGTGCATGGATGCATGCGGTCGATCGAGTATACTCGTGTGTGCATGTCGGATATGTGCAATTATATGCATCTCCACGAAAGGAATGCAGAATTATAGCCTACTATACGCAGAGGACAAATATGACATGAGCCACACTAGGCGGAGAATGATTATTTTTGACCTACCATATGCACCGATTTGATCAGTATTTGACCGCACCCTCAAATGAGATGGCAAAACAGCCGTTTTTCTAGGTGGACGATATGGCTTTTACGCCGTGATTGGTTATGGTTAGCCTCTAGTCCTCTGATCTGATCTCATGAACCCCGGATGCCGTTCGTGGAACCCCTTTCCATGTGTTTTGTCTCCTTCGGCACGTGATTGGTAATGCATCGAGCATGCATGGCATGGTTGCAATAATTTGGTCTCCCACCAGGAAGAAAAACAGTGTGAACAGTACAGCTAGTTAGGTCATACACTTCCACGCAGAGCTTAAGATTCTTCCATGCTAGGCTACACTTGGGCATAACTAATTGAGGAAGAGATGAATTGTTTTTCAGACAATCGTGTTACAGTTACTTAGGGCCTTGTTGGGTTGTAGAAATTTTATAAGATATTTGTAGGAATTCAATCCTAAGTTTTTCTATGGATTGACTTTAGAAGAATGGTGCCACTCTGACTCATATGGCCTTCACATCTTGTTCCTGAATTTGATTATCAAATGAATCAAATTCCGTCGTCAACATGTTGCAATTTTAATCACAATATACTTTTTTGTGTTTCATAATTCATATCTTGTCGATCATTTTGATGGAAGTTGCAGCAAATAGGGGGGGTGCCCTAGACATACGAATTAGTAGCTAGATTAGTGTTTAAACTCTAACAAGAAGGAGGGATATTGGGTTTAGGGCCTCGATGGTGGGCACTAATGACCAAAGACGAGTAATGGCGAAGCACCAATCCACGTGTAGTTGTACCCTGAAGATATACCGGCGTTCTAATGGTCCTTCTTGGTGGTAATCTTGTTGATTGGAATTCGAGAAGGCAACCAATATGGGGGATGAGTACAAGTCTATCGCCAATGCCACTGCGGAGCTCATGTGGATACATGCACCACTTCACGAGCTTGGGCTTGTGATGAGTCGACCACCTTCCTTATGGTACAACAACATAGGTGCAATCTATCTCTCCATCAATCCGGTGTTTCATGATTCGTCATACTTCAACTCATGATCAGCTAGCCGATGTTCTTACTAAGCCCCTTATGGTTCAACAGTTTGAGCGGTTCATGAGCAATCTCAATGTGCTTCCCACGTTTCGGTCAAGGGGGTTGTTAAGATAAGCACTACAAATCACGTTATGTGAGTCTTGTTAGACTTCAAACCTTATAGCCTTTATATACCCGTCCGTGATGCTCAATAATATATACATCCATCATATTTCGACAATCTCTCTCCCTTTCTACGGTTCTACAAAAATCAATCTCTATCTTTCTAGCTACATATCCTCGTCCGTGAAGTTCAATAGTACATCCATCATATTCCGtcaatctctctccctctctatcatTCTACAGAAATCAGCCTCTATCTTTCTAGCTACATGGTAGAAAAAATCAATGGATGCAATTCAAGTAGCCCTAAAGTGAAAAAAAAACGTTTGAAAATGAATGGAAAGACTTGTACTATCTTGAATAGTAATAACTATAGAAAATAAAACCAAAAGTCAAGATGGGAAGACAAGGCATGGGGAGATCCGCATAAAGAAGTGAGGCAGGGAACCGCGAAGCACGAGAAAGAGCTGTGGCAACCATTCTGAGTCTCCAATTCCTTGCATGCTCCCATTGGCTCGTTGGCCATTTTCAGCTTTGCAAAATTTCCACGCTTTCCCTGACAAAACTGTGGCTGCCTGCTTGACATGCCGGACTGCAGCCTGCAGTGCACACACACGCCCTTTTGCCTTTAGGCCTCCCAAAAGCTCACAAAAAAAAGCTTTCCCTATTTAAGCACGCCTCGCATGACACCTCTCAAACTACTTCACTCGACCACACACACTCCCAAGCTAGTATCTTTCAGTATCTCTCTCTTCCCCACAAGTCCTCTGCTACTGCTACGTACATCCCACCCATGGAGACAGTCCAGCAAAGCGAGCTGCAGGGGAGGCAGCATGCCTGGTGGCGGCCTTTGGACACCATGGCTTTCTGCAGCAGCAGCTCGGACATGAGCAACAGCGATGGTTTCTTCCCGCAGCTCCAATGGGATCCGCTGCTCTGGTACTTCGGTCTAGGCGATGATCATCGCGCCATCGAGGACGAGCTCGGGCTCTTCTTCCCCAAGTGTACATCGCAATGTGGGCTTTTCTTGGCATTTCGTTTTTCTCCTCTCTCTCCACGGCATGCAGCTTCACCGTTTCttccatggcggaggcggtggttcTTACATGTGGTTGACGTATCGCAGGCATGGAGTCGCCGTGttcgcagcaggaggaggagacggtGGTGCCCGAAGATCAGTTGGATGAATTGCTCCGGGTGAGTCGAAGCTTGAGATGCATTTTCACCATTGGCAGTGTTTTACTGAACTTAATTTGGTGTTAGTACCTTTTTCTGACTGGACTCTTGTTTCCTCTTCAGAATTTCTGGGACGCGGAGGAGAAGGAGCAGCATCTGGTAGGCCTCAACACCAGCTGCGTTGCTGCTAGCTCTTCCCATGGTAAGAATTCGAATGCTGCTTACTTTGCTCTCTAAttgactttgcttagtttacacaCACTACATAATCTTCTCAAGAAACAGCCGATTTAGTACCTCCGTGTCTCATTTACTCGATGGTACTCGTATACGATTCCAAACATCTAGGACAAACTTTAATGATTATAGTAGTATTGAGTAGCTAAGGTGATTGTGAAATTTTATGTAAGGGCCCACCCAAGATTAGCAGCACGCTGCTGTCCTAACCCATCATCCGTGCATCATGCGCCGTCTGACTTGTTAGGCAGGCATCGACAGTAAAGAAAAACTTTGGACTTGCATGTCCAGATGGTAGCACTCAGATTCGCAGGTCCCAGTAATCTAAACAAGTGGGGTTTAAACTGCTTGCTTGCTTAAACAACAGATTGCTGGGCTCTCCTTTTGCAGATGACGATGATCTGCTTGCTCTGTGCTCCGCTTTGCCGGTGGGCTCCACATCGCCAGAGAAAGCCGTGACGGGGACACAGCCTGATCAGTCTGCCCCCAGCTCGTCCTCATCCCGCTGCAGCGTCACCCGacatgccggcggcggcggcgccgccgccgcccagcaCCAAACGACTCGCACCAACTGTTCGTCCAAACGCTCGACGGCACAAGAAGGTAAACACTTTCTCGCTGTCTAAGTAGTGTGCATGTTGTAAGAAACTTGACACTAAGCAGTATGCGTGATGAATGCATCCCGCAGACACAGACGCGTGGAGCGGCAAGAGGAGCAGGACGGCGTCCTCCTCCGGCGCCGGACCTACGGTGGTGCGCCCGTTCGCGGTGGTGAAGCCCGGAGGCGGCGGAGTGGACGGCCAGGCAACGCTGGCGGAGATCAACGAGCGGGTCCTGTCGCGCCCGACGAGGCCCGTCCCGCACCCCGTCGGGGAGTTCGCGTGCGCCCCGCGCACGTTGGCCGGCGGAGACGACCGGCCAGCACCCTCGGGCAAGGCGGTCGCCGGCTTCACCAGGCTGCACACCGTCGGGAGGGGCACCATAACCATCATCAGGACATCTGGCTAAGCCAACGACGATCCAAGTGTCTGTGCCTGCCCACAGCTTATGATACTGTCATCATAATCAAGTTCAGCTTGCTGGATTGTAGATGCAGCCTAGCACAGATTTTATGTACATTATAATCAGTATAATGACTAATGATTAGTTCTGTGAAAGAAAGAAAAAACGGTGAGACTGTCCGCGAGATGGATGCATGCGCATGCGAATCTCGATGGAAAGGAGGAATTTGAAATATACGAGTCTTTTGAAGCAAATAAAGACGGATGCAGAGCTAACTTTCGTCCAGTACGAATCGATCGGAGACACCTTTGGATCGTAGATCGTACCACCAGTGCCAGGGGACAAAGCTCTTACGTACTGGGGCAAAGTGTGCGAGATTATAATTGTATCTGAAGGCAAATGTTTTCTGTAAAAGACCTCAAAGTTAACCCAGCGTCTCATCCTAGTACAGTACCACACCAGCTTTGACTTTCTCTGCATTAGATGGCCCGCTAGGGCCACGTTTGGTAGCCTGCATCAAATTCCTGCATAACTGGCGCAGCGGGAAGAAGTCTCTTGCGCGTCGCAGATGGGCCATGAGCCATAAAAGCCACGTTGTTTCATGGTCTGTAAAGAGTTTTTTGGAGATTTGGGCTCTGCCCGTTTGGTAGGTTGGATTTCAGGCCTTGTAGCAGCCCAGACCGGTACCCCTGTTATTTGGTTGCAACCTAGAATCTGCTTCTGGTTACCTCTTACCTACGATGCCGAGGTTAGCAGCgatcaacagcacaagtaagaacACAATCACAGTTCAGACAAACTTAGCACTGATCATAGTTCAAACACGGTCATAATCCACGACACACCATAGACGATCATAGTTCAACAGACGACAGGAATAACAACTAGACACGGACATGGTAGCAGCAACACAGAACCAGGTAAGCTTCAGACATGACTTTGGAAGACGACACACCTGGTGGCGTTGCCATGGTAACGGCACCTGGTCATCACCTCAGTGCAGGTGTGGTCGAAGAGCAAGAACTGGacaagaacaacaagaaataaggaCGAACACCTTCCAAACATCAATCTGAACGCTATCCTAATGGAAACCCTAGCAGATCTAATGTGCATGTCGTTGCAAATGGCCGAGAATGGCATGTTCTGGCAGAACGAGTACAAAGGTGAGAAGGAGAGGTCATTACCACCATTGTTCCGGCCGAGGACGAGCGGCGACCTCGAGATGCCGATGAAGACTGTGGAGCAGGTTGCGGCCGATGTCACGGTGTGGCTCGCCGATGTCTACTCCTCCGGTACCGGTGCTCCTTTGTGCGGCGGATTGGTCGGCGGGAGGGGAACCGCCGAGTGATGTTACAGTTTGGGGGAggtcgcgagtgagaggaaggagagggagcGGTGACCCTAATTATGGCGCGTGTTCCCGAAGGGACGCGGCGTTTCCGCCTCCCTTCTCCACGCGTGCAGCTTTCTGACCGCAACCTGGCCCCGGATAAACTGCCATTCCAAACGTTCCTCCGGGGCCTGTCCCG
It includes:
- the LOC127318437 gene encoding uncharacterized protein, which translates into the protein METVQQSELQGRQHAWWRPLDTMAFCSSSSDMSNSDGFFPQLQWDPLLWYFGLGDDHRAIEDELGLFFPKCTSQCMESPCSQQEEETVVPEDQLDELLRNFWDAEEKEQHLVGLNTSCVAASSSHDDDDLLALCSALPVGSTSPEKAVTGTQPDQSAPSSSSSRCSVTRHAGGGGAAAAQHQTTRTNCSSKRSTAQEDTDAWSGKRSRTASSSGAGPTVVRPFAVVKPGGGGVDGQATLAEINERVLSRPTRPVPHPVGEFACAPRTLAGGDDRPAPSGKAVAGFTRLHTVGRGTITIIRTSG